In Dehalococcoidia bacterium, the genomic stretch CGCGCACGGCTTCCGGCAAAGCGAGGCAGATCGCGCTGAGGCGGCTGAGACGGGCGTCTTCGGCGTTTGGCGTGGTCATGTCCTCAGCATAGGCGCCGATCGGCAGCGCAGAAACGGAGATTCCGTTGCGCGGCGGCAGATCGCGCCCGCGGGCGACGCTGCCTCAGAGGCTCTGCCAGCGGCGGCGGCCCGCAACCCGGATCACGTTGCCCATGCTCGGGTGGGGAAAGTGGCCGGCGCAGAGCAGCAACCCTTCGCCCTCGACCCGATCGAAGACGGCGGCGCGGCTGCGGGCGGCCTGCGCCGGCTCCAGCTCCGCGGCCAGCGGCCAGTCGGGGTGGTTCAACTGCACCGGCGTGTGCGCCAGGTCGCCGATGATCATCGCCTTTTCGTCGCCGGAGGCGAGCAGCACGCACTGATGTCCCGGCGTATGCCCCGGCGTCAGCAGCACGGAGATCGCAGCCGTCACCGCCGCATCGCCGTCGATCAGCTCCAGCAGGCCGGCCTCCGCGATCGGATCGAGGCAGCGATCCAGATCGGGAAAGTCCCGGGCATGCTCCGCGCGCGCCTCCCAATCGCGGCGCTGCACGACGTGGCGAGCGTTGGGAAACAGCGGCACGGCCGCACCGTCGCGGTCCACGGTGTTGCCGCCGGCATGGTCGGCGTGCAGGTGGGTGATGATCACGCACGCGATCTGCTCCGGCGCAACCCCCTCCGCCTGCAGCTCGTTCAGCAGCTTGCCGCCGTACGATCCGGGCCGCGTGCCGTTGCCGGTGTCGACCAGCGTCCAGCTCTCGCCCTCATGCACGAGGAAGCAGCCGAGGTTCATGGCGAAGCGGCCGTCCGCGCGCAGGTACGCGGTCTCATCTGCCGTCCACGCGGCGGGCGAAACGGCCGGAAAGAACTGCGCGGGCGTGGCCGCGACGGCGCCATCACGCAGTGACAGCACGGTCAGGGCGCCGACCCGGCAGGACACAGCGGACATGCGTTCTCCTGCTCCCACGCGCGCGTTGGTGCGCTCGACACAGGCGATCAGCGCGGCAGACGCGGCAACGGTGTGCCGCCCGGCTCACGGGAGCGCGCCCGCACCTCTTCGGACGGCTCCCAGATCGCTTCCAGCTCATTGCCGTCCGGATCCAAGAACATCACGTTGCACTGGCCGTCGGCGTACCCGGTAATGCGGGCGCCGCTTGCCAGCAACCGCTGGTGCAGCGCCTCCAGCTCCGCGAACGAGGCCATCTCCCAGGCCATGTGGTACATGCCCACGCGCTTGGGGTCCGGCTCCGACGCGTCCGCGGTCAGCGGGAAGAGCGCCAGCTCGTGCGAGGCGTCGGCGCGGATGCCGAGAAAGGCGACGCCGCGTCCCTGGTTCTTGACCTTCAGGCCGAGCACGTCGCGGTAGAACGCCACCGCGCGATCGACATCCTTCACGCGTAAGGCGATATGTCCAAGCTGCGTGGGCACGCCCGCCGGCGCTGTTGCCGCCATCTCGCACCTTCCTTCTGCTGTTCTCCTGCTGTCTGCCGGCGGCCGCCGGCGCAGCAGCCAGTATATGCCCTGCTCCGGCCTCTCCGGCGGCTCTGCCTCGGCCGCCGCGCGCCTGCTGCCGCATCAGGACGCGGGCTGCCGTTGCCGCGGCTCGCAGACGAGATGCAGGTGCCGGCCGAGCGAGGCGAACGGCTCTTCGCCGCGCAGGGCCAGCTCCAAAGCGAGTAACTCCTCCAGCCGCGCCGCTGACCGTGCCGCTTCCGGGACGTGATCGTGGAAGATGCGGATGCCAGCCTTTGACCGCACGGCCAGACCGCAGCCTTCGAGCCAGCCGCGCACGGTTTGTTCGGCCAGTGGGTTCGCGCCCTGCCCCCAGCCGCTGGGCGCGAACCCGTCGCGGTAGCCGCGCAGCGCCTCGGCGGCCGCCCCGCCGTAAGCACGCTTCAGGACTGTGGCGTTGCGGTTGTAGAACATCAGCGAGAGCATGCCGCTCGGCCGCAGCAGCGCCGCCAGATCGACGATCGCGGCCCGCGGGTCGGCCAGCCATTCCAGCACGGCGTGACAGACGACGAGGTCAAAGCGACGGTTGAGCAGTGGGCGCAGATCCTCTATTGGCGCGAGCAGCGTTGTCACCGCGCCGGCCAGGCCGTGAGCGTGAACGGCCGCTTCCGCCCGGACGAGCATCTCCCGCGAGGGGTCGCAGAGCACGACGCGATGGCCGCATGCGGCCAGCCGGATCGCCAGATGGCCGGCGCCGCCGCCGGCGTCGAGGATATCGAGCCCGCCGGCGGCCAGGCCGGGCATGGCGCCCAGCATGTCTTCCCAGAGCACGCGCAGCCGGATGTAGCCCCTGGACGAGCCGTAGATCTCGCGCTCGAAGACGCCGGCGATGCCGTCGAAGCTGGTGTCGGCACTCACTGAGTCTCCTCGCGCGCCGCCGCACGGTAGGTGTTGCGGGCCATCATATTGCGCTCGCCCTCGGCGCGGGCGGCGAACAGCTGGCGCCAGAGTTCCCGCGCGGCACGATTCTCCGGCTCGGCGCTCCGTACCCAGCCCACCAGGTGGCAGGCGAGCGGCAGGTTGCCGGCCTCGCGCAGGGCGCGGGCACGCGCCAGCAACGCCCCGGACCCGGCCAGCGCCACGATCTCCCGCGCCTGTTCGCCGCTGGGCGCGGGGAACATGTCGGCCGGGTTGCCGTTCCACCAGCCGCCGTACTGGCGCCAGACGCCCTGGACGATGAACTGCGGGTGGCCGTAGACGGCTTGCAGCCAGGGCAGCGTTGCCAGGTCCTCCGGCGGGCGCACCTCGTGCCAGATCTGCTCCAGCCACTGGCCCTGGTTCATGCGCTCGACCACCTGGTCGTGGATCGAGCGCAGATAGCGCGCCGTGCTCAGCGTGACGCGATCCACCTCCTCGCGCGAGCGCAGCATGCGCCCATGGCCGGGCAGCAGCAGCTCCGGCTCCTTGGCCGCGATCGCCTCCAGCCCTTCGGCCCATTCCCGTGTCCAGCGCTGTACCTTCCAGGGGTTGCCCACGTTCGGTGCGCTGAAAATCACCAGGTCGCCTGAGCAGACCAGGCGCTGCCGCTCGTTCCAGAGCCAGAGCGCGTCGTCCGTCTCGCCCAGCGCGTGATAGAGGTCGAAGCGCTCGCCGCCGACTTCGAAGGTCAGGCGCTCATCCACGATCGTGTCGGGATAGACGAAGGCGGGCGGCGTCTGCGCCTCGCGAAACGACGCAGCGGCGGGCTGCGTCTCGCGGTCCCACTGCCAGGAGCCGATGAAGCTGATCCACGGCCACATGCGCTCGTAGCGGCGCAGCCGCTCGACCAGGCGGCGCTGGCCGATCACGCGCGGGCGCGGCCGCCCGCGTTGCTCGGCCTCTGTCACGAACAGCGGCGCGCCGCCGACGTGATCGAGGTGGCCGTGGCTGTAGACGATGGTGTGCACGGGCAGATCGGTGCGCTCACGCAGCTCGTGCAGCACGCGCTCACCCGCCGGACGCGTGCCCGTATCGAAGAGCACGATGCCGGCGCCGGTCAGGAAGGCGATCGAGGTGCCGAACGTGGGGAAGAAGAGCACCCCCGGCGCCGCCTCGCGCACCTCGCCGCGGAACTCCCCGATCTCCGCCAGTGGCCAGCCGGACTGCGATCCTTTGGCCATGATCGCGCCCCCACGCGAGGAAATAGCATGTCGGAAATAGGAAATAGGAGCGGAAGCTCGTCCTCCCCTATGTTCTATTCCTCCATCCCTATTTCCTCGTTCCTAATATCCGCCTTGCTTCTCGAAGATGGCCCGCGGGTTGCCGGTCGTCATCTGGTCGATCTGCGCCTGCGAGACGCCCTGGGCATGCAGCGCCGGCAGCACGTCG encodes the following:
- a CDS encoding MBL fold metallo-hydrolase, encoding MSAVSCRVGALTVLSLRDGAVAATPAQFFPAVSPAAWTADETAYLRADGRFAMNLGCFLVHEGESWTLVDTGNGTRPGSYGGKLLNELQAEGVAPEQIACVIITHLHADHAGGNTVDRDGAAVPLFPNARHVVQRRDWEARAEHARDFPDLDRCLDPIAEAGLLELIDGDAAVTAAISVLLTPGHTPGHQCVLLASGDEKAMIIGDLAHTPVQLNHPDWPLAAELEPAQAARSRAAVFDRVEGEGLLLCAGHFPHPSMGNVIRVAGRRRWQSL
- a CDS encoding VOC family protein; this encodes MAATAPAGVPTQLGHIALRVKDVDRAVAFYRDVLGLKVKNQGRGVAFLGIRADASHELALFPLTADASEPDPKRVGMYHMAWEMASFAELEALHQRLLASGARITGYADGQCNVMFLDPDGNELEAIWEPSEEVRARSREPGGTPLPRLPR
- a CDS encoding methyltransferase domain-containing protein → MSADTSFDGIAGVFEREIYGSSRGYIRLRVLWEDMLGAMPGLAAGGLDILDAGGGAGHLAIRLAACGHRVVLCDPSREMLVRAEAAVHAHGLAGAVTTLLAPIEDLRPLLNRRFDLVVCHAVLEWLADPRAAIVDLAALLRPSGMLSLMFYNRNATVLKRAYGGAAAEALRGYRDGFAPSGWGQGANPLAEQTVRGWLEGCGLAVRSKAGIRIFHDHVPEAARSAARLEELLALELALRGEEPFASLGRHLHLVCEPRQRQPAS
- a CDS encoding alkyl sulfatase dimerization domain-containing protein, producing MAKGSQSGWPLAEIGEFRGEVREAAPGVLFFPTFGTSIAFLTGAGIVLFDTGTRPAGERVLHELRERTDLPVHTIVYSHGHLDHVGGAPLFVTEAEQRGRPRPRVIGQRRLVERLRRYERMWPWISFIGSWQWDRETQPAAASFREAQTPPAFVYPDTIVDERLTFEVGGERFDLYHALGETDDALWLWNERQRLVCSGDLVIFSAPNVGNPWKVQRWTREWAEGLEAIAAKEPELLLPGHGRMLRSREEVDRVTLSTARYLRSIHDQVVERMNQGQWLEQIWHEVRPPEDLATLPWLQAVYGHPQFIVQGVWRQYGGWWNGNPADMFPAPSGEQAREIVALAGSGALLARARALREAGNLPLACHLVGWVRSAEPENRAARELWRQLFAARAEGERNMMARNTYRAAAREETQ